In one window of Candidatus Bathyarchaeota archaeon DNA:
- a CDS encoding hydrogenase iron-sulfur subunit, with product MPEFEPTIIGFLCNWCAYAGADLAGTSRIQYPPNIRIIRVMCSGRVDPAFILEAFKDGADGVLVAGCHLPSDCHYLSGNFKAQKRFILLENMLSQLGVEPERLRLEWISASEGDKFAAVVKDMVTKLKKLGPSPLKNGGNAIG from the coding sequence GTGCCCGAGTTTGAACCTACAATAATCGGTTTCCTATGCAATTGGTGTGCCTATGCGGGAGCTGATCTAGCTGGAACAAGCAGGATTCAGTATCCGCCGAACATACGGATAATAAGAGTTATGTGCAGTGGCAGAGTTGACCCTGCTTTCATTCTAGAAGCTTTTAAAGATGGCGCAGATGGTGTTCTAGTGGCTGGTTGCCACCTTCCCTCCGACTGCCACTATCTTTCAGGCAACTTTAAAGCTCAAAAAAGATTTATCCTCTTGGAAAATATGCTTTCTCAACTCGGCGTCGAACCCGAGCGCCTAAGACTAGAGTGGATTTCAGCCTCAGAAGGCGATAAGTTCGCTGCTGTGGTGAAAGACATGGTAACAAAACTTAAAAAACTTGGTCCCAGCCCCCTTAAAAATGGAGGAAATGCAATTGGATAA
- a CDS encoding 4Fe-4S dicluster domain-containing protein: MSQTAQVITAGQLDPNFKNEVSKIHGAEKIMLCFQCGTCTSDCPVSRFSDFYRPRKIARMVQFGLKDRILSDKDLWLCTTCYTCIDRCPQDVDVANVVRVLRNLSVKYTNSTPLVYKALADNLMKTGFVYIIPESRHKRRAQMGLPLLPKTKPEEITKLFEKTGFTKLLESVETFEKVE, from the coding sequence ATGTCCCAAACTGCTCAAGTTATTACGGCTGGGCAACTCGATCCAAATTTCAAGAACGAAGTTTCTAAGATTCACGGCGCAGAAAAAATTATGCTATGCTTCCAATGTGGCACCTGCACTTCAGACTGTCCAGTTTCACGTTTCAGCGACTTTTATAGACCCAGAAAAATCGCACGTATGGTACAATTTGGCTTAAAAGACAGAATTCTCTCAGACAAGGATCTCTGGCTCTGCACAACATGCTATACATGTATCGATCGCTGTCCCCAAGACGTTGATGTTGCTAATGTTGTGCGTGTCCTCCGAAATCTATCCGTGAAGTACACAAATTCAACACCGCTTGTCTACAAGGCATTAGCGGACAACCTGATGAAGACTGGTTTTGTGTACATAATCCCCGAGTCACGCCACAAGAGAAGAGCTCAAATGGGCTTACCCCTACTGCCTAAAACCAAACCTGAAGAAATAACAAAACTCTTCGAGAAGACTGGCTTCACAAAACTTCTTGAAAGTGTAGAAACATTTGAGAAGGTGGAGTAG
- a CDS encoding CoB--CoM heterodisulfide reductase iron-sulfur subunit B family protein, whose protein sequence is MAEEKPRFLLFLGCVIPYRLSSYEISARKVLTELGVEIFEMPEYNCCGFPMNPVNHDVMLTLAARNLCVAEKENMDILTLCNGCFGTLYKVNKTLKEDREERERINKYLSEFGMEFKGTIEVKHLVYALAEDVGFEKIKNAVKKPLTALHVAQHTGCHIGRPKKLIEKDDPENPRLLKELIELTGAKCLDYISEAECCGNPIIGVNESIPFRMAKEKLDHITNVGAQVLVTVCPFCHMMFDMNQPRIERTFNEKFSLPVLHYPQLLGLAMGFTPEELALNELRVKPSELLIQIQSRSS, encoded by the coding sequence ATGGCTGAAGAAAAACCGCGATTTTTACTGTTCTTGGGATGCGTTATACCCTATAGGCTTTCAAGCTACGAAATCTCAGCAAGAAAAGTTCTAACAGAACTTGGAGTGGAAATCTTTGAAATGCCCGAATACAACTGCTGCGGCTTCCCAATGAACCCCGTAAATCACGACGTAATGTTAACCTTAGCTGCAAGAAACCTCTGCGTTGCAGAAAAAGAAAACATGGACATCTTAACCCTATGCAACGGCTGTTTCGGCACATTATACAAGGTGAACAAGACGCTTAAGGAAGACAGAGAAGAAAGAGAAAGAATCAACAAGTACCTTTCCGAGTTTGGAATGGAATTCAAAGGAACAATAGAGGTTAAACATCTTGTTTATGCCTTAGCCGAAGATGTAGGCTTTGAAAAGATAAAGAACGCTGTCAAAAAACCGCTGACTGCCCTCCATGTTGCTCAACATACCGGATGCCACATCGGCCGTCCTAAAAAGCTTATAGAAAAAGACGATCCTGAAAATCCAAGACTTCTCAAAGAATTGATTGAATTAACCGGCGCAAAATGTCTAGACTATATAAGTGAGGCTGAATGCTGCGGAAATCCAATAATAGGCGTTAATGAGTCAATTCCTTTCCGCATGGCGAAAGAAAAACTTGATCACATCACAAATGTAGGGGCCCAAGTACTAGTTACAGTTTGTCCATTCTGTCACATGATGTTTGACATGAATCAGCCTAGAATTGAGAGAACCTTTAACGAAAAATTCAGCCTACCTGTACTGCATTATCCGCAGTTATTGGGTCTTGCAATGGGCTTTACACCTGAAGAGCTTGCTTTAAATGAACTCAGAGTAAAACCCTCTGAACTTTTAATCCAGATTCAAAGTAGAAGTAGTTAG
- a CDS encoding oxidoreductase, whose product MDKLKFAFYWAASCGGCEIAVLDINEKILDVVAKADIVFWPVAMDIKYKDVEAMPDKSIDVCLFNGAIRNSENEHMAKLLRQKTKVLVAFGSCAHEGCIPGLANLHDRKEIFERVYCETPSTKNPDKVVPASPVKVKEGELDKPEFYDTVKTLDQTVDVDYYLPGCPPPVDLIVNALDAITKGELPPKGAVLAPSKSVCDECPRKKEQKKISKIYRVYEKAPDPEKCLLEQGILCMGPATRAGCGAQCLNVDYPCTGCGGPCPNVPEQGAAMLSALASILGVEEEKEGGYDPEKLINQIKDPVGTFYKYSLPHSIINRKVMKK is encoded by the coding sequence TTGGATAAACTGAAGTTTGCGTTTTATTGGGCTGCTAGTTGTGGCGGCTGCGAGATAGCTGTTTTGGACATTAATGAAAAAATCTTGGACGTTGTTGCAAAAGCAGACATAGTGTTCTGGCCAGTAGCTATGGACATTAAGTACAAAGACGTTGAAGCCATGCCAGACAAAAGCATAGACGTCTGCCTATTCAACGGCGCCATACGCAACTCAGAAAACGAACACATGGCGAAGCTACTTAGGCAAAAAACTAAGGTCCTTGTTGCTTTTGGCTCATGTGCCCACGAAGGATGTATTCCCGGACTGGCTAACTTGCATGACCGTAAAGAGATATTTGAAAGAGTCTACTGCGAAACTCCATCGACAAAAAATCCAGATAAGGTAGTGCCAGCTAGCCCTGTTAAAGTTAAAGAAGGCGAGTTGGATAAACCTGAATTCTACGACACTGTAAAAACGCTTGATCAAACCGTAGACGTTGATTATTATCTTCCAGGATGCCCCCCACCAGTGGACCTAATAGTTAACGCTCTTGATGCCATTACAAAGGGTGAATTGCCACCAAAGGGCGCGGTGTTGGCACCATCAAAATCTGTCTGTGACGAATGCCCTCGAAAGAAGGAACAGAAGAAAATTTCAAAAATCTACCGTGTGTATGAAAAGGCGCCAGATCCAGAAAAGTGTCTTCTTGAACAAGGAATACTCTGCATGGGTCCGGCCACACGGGCAGGCTGCGGTGCGCAGTGTTTGAACGTTGATTATCCTTGCACTGGATGCGGTGGGCCCTGTCCTAATGTGCCGGAGCAAGGAGCAGCCATGTTAAGCGCTTTAGCATCGATTCTCGGGGTTGAAGAGGAGAAAGAAGGAGGTTATGATCCTGAGAAATTGATAAATCAGATTAAGGATCCGGTTGGCACTTTTTACAAGTATTCATTGCCGCATTCGATTATTAACAGGAAGGTGATGAAGAAGTGA
- a CDS encoding hydrogenase iron-sulfur subunit: MSKKETFEPKIIGFLCNWCAYAGADLAGVSRIQYPPNIRIIRVMCSGRVDPAFILEALKDGADGVLVAGCHLPSDCHYVSGNFKAQRRVALLKRLLKQMGIEPERLRLEWISASEGEKFATVVKEMVEDIKKLGPNPVKAGGKS, encoded by the coding sequence ATGAGCAAGAAAGAAACTTTCGAACCAAAAATAATCGGGTTCCTCTGCAACTGGTGCGCATACGCAGGAGCAGACCTTGCAGGCGTCAGCAGAATCCAATACCCACCAAATATACGGATAATTCGCGTCATGTGCAGTGGCAGAGTTGACCCTGCTTTCATTCTAGAGGCTCTTAAAGATGGCGCAGACGGTGTTTTAGTGGCTGGTTGCCATCTGCCCTCCGACTGCCACTACGTCAGCGGGAACTTCAAAGCTCAACGTAGGGTAGCTTTGCTTAAACGACTTTTAAAGCAGATGGGAATCGAACCAGAAAGACTTCGTTTAGAGTGGATTTCGGCGTCTGAAGGCGAAAAATTTGCAACAGTTGTAAAAGAAATGGTGGAAGACATTAAGAAGCTTGGTCCTAACCCAGTAAAAGCTGGAGGTAAGAGTTGA